From Streptomyces asiaticus, one genomic window encodes:
- a CDS encoding DUF7134 domain-containing protein gives MLIVAMIGLTDFLSGSNDAPFGQTEGRGHLQAPAAVPYVVSTALIVPLWWRGRAPAPVYFVIPLVTLAQGALGLWLSADLTALIALYTMARHDSLRLLGRATVMAIAQVMLPVFVILPDESWPQGLFILLGTDTAAAAVGLTLRTRQTNSSPSPRYVPASPARCTTSSATTSPS, from the coding sequence GTGCTGATCGTCGCGATGATCGGCCTGACCGACTTCCTCTCCGGCAGCAACGACGCCCCCTTCGGGCAGACCGAAGGCCGTGGCCACCTGCAGGCGCCGGCCGCCGTCCCGTACGTGGTCTCCACCGCGCTCATCGTGCCGCTGTGGTGGCGTGGCCGCGCCCCGGCCCCCGTGTACTTCGTGATCCCCCTGGTCACCCTCGCCCAGGGGGCGCTGGGCCTGTGGCTGTCGGCCGACCTCACCGCGCTCATCGCCCTGTACACCATGGCCCGCCACGACTCCCTGCGGCTGCTGGGCCGGGCCACCGTCATGGCCATCGCGCAGGTCATGCTTCCCGTTTTCGTCATCCTGCCGGATGAAAGCTGGCCGCAGGGCCTGTTCATCCTCCTGGGGACGGACACCGCGGCCGCCGCCGTCGGGCTGACGCTGCGCACCCGCCAGACGAACAGCTCACCGTCGCCGCGATACGTTCCCGCGTCGCCCGCGAGATGCACGACATCGTCGGCCACAACCTCTCCGTCATGA
- a CDS encoding MarR family winged helix-turn-helix transcriptional regulator: protein MREYEDQPLGFLLYQVMAALRPLTAAELQPLGIGLPEFVCMRNLSMFPSQSNAELARHAGVSPQAMNKVVRDLQEMGAIKRPAAVSSGRSLPARLTPKGRALFKRAEAAVRVADDRLMTHLASGERDELKKLLHAIDARNIGDGASTVRPD from the coding sequence ATGCGTGAGTATGAAGATCAGCCGCTGGGCTTCCTGCTTTACCAGGTGATGGCTGCACTGCGTCCGCTCACGGCCGCGGAGCTCCAGCCGCTTGGCATCGGGTTGCCGGAGTTCGTGTGCATGCGGAACTTGTCCATGTTCCCCTCTCAGTCCAACGCTGAGCTGGCCCGCCATGCCGGTGTGTCGCCGCAGGCGATGAACAAGGTTGTGCGGGATCTCCAGGAGATGGGCGCGATCAAGCGGCCGGCTGCGGTGTCGTCGGGCAGGAGTCTGCCCGCCCGGCTGACGCCCAAGGGCAGGGCCCTGTTCAAGCGGGCCGAGGCAGCGGTGCGGGTCGCCGACGACCGTCTGATGACCCACCTCGCGTCCGGTGAGCGGGATGAGCTCAAGAAGCTGCTCCACGCGATCGATGCGCGCAACATCGGGGATGGGGCATCGACGGTCCGGCCGGACTGA
- a CDS encoding aldo/keto reductase: MRMRKLGRTGIEVSAYCLGTMMFSKMGNPDHDDCARMIHRALDTGINFIDTADVYGYSETEEIVGRALEGRRDEVVLATKFNGPMGESPNRNGSSRRWIIQAVEGSLKRLRTDYIDLYQIHHPDPHTDIEETLSALTDLVRAGKVRAIGSSNLPASEIVEAQWVSQQRGLHRLRTEQPTYSILNRGIEREVLPTCHRYGLGVLVWSPLSAGLLTGRYRKNAPRPTGVRMQWVPRHLTDERKLDAVEQLLTLAEAAGHSLPHLAMAFATSHPDVAAAIIGPRTMDQLDDLLAGATLTLGDDILDKIDAIVPPGTDIAPLDISYTPPSLNRTDLRRRPPHERAAA, translated from the coding sequence GTGCGGATGCGAAAGCTGGGACGGACCGGCATCGAAGTCAGCGCCTACTGCCTGGGCACCATGATGTTCAGCAAGATGGGCAATCCGGATCACGACGACTGCGCGCGTATGATCCACCGGGCACTCGACACGGGCATCAATTTCATCGACACCGCCGACGTCTACGGTTACAGCGAGACCGAGGAGATCGTCGGACGGGCCCTCGAAGGACGCCGCGACGAGGTCGTGCTGGCGACCAAGTTCAACGGCCCGATGGGCGAGAGCCCCAACCGCAACGGCAGCTCCCGGCGCTGGATCATCCAAGCGGTCGAGGGCTCGCTGAAGCGGCTGCGGACCGACTACATCGACCTCTACCAAATCCACCACCCCGACCCGCACACCGACATCGAGGAAACTCTCTCCGCGCTCACCGACCTCGTGCGTGCCGGGAAGGTCCGCGCGATCGGCTCCTCCAACCTGCCGGCCTCGGAAATCGTCGAAGCCCAGTGGGTGTCCCAACAGCGCGGCCTGCACCGCCTGCGAACCGAGCAGCCCACCTACTCCATACTCAACCGCGGCATCGAGCGCGAGGTCCTGCCCACCTGCCACCGCTACGGCCTGGGAGTTCTGGTGTGGAGTCCGCTGTCCGCGGGACTGCTCACCGGTCGCTACCGCAAGAACGCCCCGCGGCCCACAGGCGTCCGCATGCAGTGGGTCCCCCGGCACCTCACCGACGAACGCAAGCTTGATGCCGTTGAGCAACTGCTCACTCTCGCCGAAGCGGCCGGCCACTCCCTCCCCCACCTGGCCATGGCCTTCGCCACCAGCCACCCCGACGTCGCCGCCGCCATCATCGGCCCACGCACCATGGACCAGCTCGACGACCTGCTCGCCGGCGCCACCCTCACCCTGGGCGACGACATCCTCGACAAGATCGACGCAATCGTCCCGCCCGGCACCGACATCGCCCCTCTGGACATCTCCTACACACCCCCCTCCCTCAACCGCACGGACCTGCGCCGACGCCCTCCCCACGAGCGAGCCGCAGCCTGA
- a CDS encoding ABC transporter permease, giving the protein MMTTASPTVAPAPATTVRKVTSRGVRRSEWAKFWSLRSSWITLTVSVVVLLVFGTVAASTYSPDAPTDDGPMSSGESSDAVSLTLMGSSFASLIVGSLGVLLFAGEYSTGMIRSTLTAVPKRLPVLFAKSAVVAPLVLALPTLGALAAFQLGAAGLDGEKIALSLGDDGVLRSLLGAGVYLALVAVFGVALGALLRSPAGGIATLVGVLLILPNLASLLPGSLADTLNPYFPSNAGEAASSLHQPPDALSPGAGLTVFTGWVTLALAAAAVRLKRTDA; this is encoded by the coding sequence ATGATGACTACCGCCTCTCCTACCGTGGCGCCTGCCCCCGCGACGACGGTGCGCAAAGTGACCTCCCGTGGGGTACGGCGCTCGGAGTGGGCCAAGTTCTGGTCGCTGCGCTCCAGCTGGATCACCCTGACCGTCTCCGTGGTCGTGCTGCTCGTCTTCGGGACAGTCGCCGCCTCCACCTACAGCCCTGACGCGCCGACGGACGACGGCCCGATGTCGTCCGGAGAGTCCAGTGACGCGGTCAGCCTGACCCTGATGGGCTCGTCGTTCGCCTCGCTGATCGTGGGCTCGCTGGGAGTGCTGCTCTTCGCGGGCGAGTACAGCACGGGCATGATCCGCTCCACGCTCACCGCAGTCCCCAAACGGCTGCCGGTGCTGTTCGCCAAGAGCGCCGTGGTGGCGCCGCTGGTACTGGCCCTCCCCACGCTCGGCGCGCTGGCGGCGTTCCAGCTGGGCGCGGCCGGCCTGGACGGCGAGAAGATCGCCCTGTCGCTGGGGGATGACGGTGTGCTGCGCAGCCTGCTCGGTGCCGGGGTCTACCTGGCCCTCGTGGCGGTGTTCGGTGTGGCCCTGGGGGCGCTGCTCCGCTCCCCCGCCGGGGGCATCGCCACCCTGGTCGGCGTCCTGCTGATCCTGCCCAACCTGGCCTCACTGCTGCCCGGCTCGCTGGCCGACACGCTCAACCCGTACTTCCCCAGCAACGCCGGAGAGGCCGCGTCCTCCCTGCACCAACCGCCCGACGCCCTCTCACCCGGTGCCGGGCTCACCGTCTTCACCGGCTGGGTGACCCTCGCCCTGGCCGCGGCCGCCGTCCGGCTGAAACGGACCGACGCCTGA
- a CDS encoding SDR family oxidoreductase yields MRVFVTGATGFVGAAVVRELLDAGHQVLGLARSDPSAATLTATGAEVHRGTLEDLDSLRAGAALADGVIHTAFIHDFTQFQNSVAVDLRAIETIAQTLAGTDRPFVISSGTPGVAGGMATEDTIPAPGTPAAARGGAEEAVLAFADRGVRGSVVRLPRSVHGEGDHHGFVSRLIDIARERGVSAYPGDGANAWPAVHRLDAALLYRLALEHAPAGSRLHAVGDEGIPVRRLAERIGKHLNLPVTSIPVEHAVEHFGWLGPIFAMDAPASSASTQKLMDWHPVRPGLLADLDAGHYFTG; encoded by the coding sequence CGCGTATTCGTCACCGGTGCGACCGGCTTCGTCGGGGCCGCGGTCGTGCGGGAGCTGCTGGATGCCGGGCACCAGGTGCTTGGCCTGGCCCGATCGGACCCCTCCGCTGCCACGCTGACCGCAACGGGGGCCGAGGTGCACCGCGGCACCCTGGAGGACCTGGACAGCCTGCGCGCCGGTGCGGCGTTGGCCGACGGCGTGATCCACACCGCGTTCATCCATGACTTCACCCAGTTCCAGAACTCCGTCGCGGTGGACCTGCGCGCCATCGAGACCATCGCGCAGACGCTGGCCGGCACGGATCGCCCCTTTGTGATCAGCTCCGGCACCCCGGGCGTGGCGGGCGGGATGGCGACCGAGGACACCATCCCCGCGCCCGGGACGCCCGCTGCGGCGCGAGGTGGTGCGGAGGAGGCGGTGCTGGCGTTCGCCGACCGCGGCGTGCGCGGCTCAGTGGTACGGCTGCCACGGTCGGTGCACGGCGAGGGCGACCACCACGGCTTCGTCTCCCGGCTGATCGATATTGCCCGGGAGCGGGGTGTGTCGGCGTATCCGGGGGACGGGGCCAACGCGTGGCCGGCCGTGCACCGGCTGGACGCCGCGCTGCTGTACCGGCTGGCCTTGGAGCACGCGCCCGCGGGCAGCCGGCTGCACGCGGTAGGCGATGAGGGCATCCCGGTGCGCCGGCTCGCCGAGCGCATCGGCAAGCACCTGAACCTGCCGGTCACGTCCATCCCGGTGGAGCATGCCGTCGAGCACTTCGGCTGGCTCGGTCCGATCTTCGCGATGGACGCGCCGGCCTCCAGTGCCAGCACCCAAAAGCTGATGGACTGGCACCCGGTTCGTCCCGGGCTGCTCGCGGACCTCGACGCAGGCCACTACTTCACCGGCTGA
- a CDS encoding helix-turn-helix domain-containing protein, with product MRLTAQDREGLVRVTTTGVRPASMIMRARVLLALDTSVGEVDSKEVIAARLGVSGETLRLVAKRFAETGGDVHATIARKKRDLPPVPSPVTGEVEARLIAMACSQPPQGHTRWSLRLLEKHVALAEDIPDLDHSTIGRVLKKRNCALT from the coding sequence GTGAGGTTGACCGCGCAGGATCGCGAGGGGTTGGTGCGGGTGACCACGACGGGTGTTCGCCCAGCTTCGATGATCATGCGGGCCCGGGTGCTGCTCGCGCTGGACACCTCGGTGGGTGAGGTGGATTCCAAGGAGGTGATCGCGGCCCGGCTCGGCGTTTCCGGTGAGACGTTGCGGCTGGTCGCCAAGCGTTTTGCCGAGACCGGTGGCGATGTGCACGCCACGATCGCGCGGAAGAAGCGCGACCTGCCGCCGGTGCCCTCGCCGGTGACCGGCGAGGTCGAAGCCAGGCTGATCGCGATGGCGTGCTCACAGCCACCCCAGGGCCATACCCGGTGGTCGCTGCGGCTGCTGGAGAAGCACGTCGCGCTGGCCGAGGACATCCCCGATCTGGACCACTCCACCATCGGGCGGGTCTTAAAAAAACGGAACTGCGCCCTCACCTGA
- a CDS encoding VOC family protein, translated as MSVTTTTHLNLRGTAREALDFYRSVFGGRTVVVTYKDAGAVQNESEADWVMWGEVAGDNGFHVMAYDVPSQLPWNQGDNPFFVSVRGDDAEEITALWGKLAEGSTIVRPLEPAQWAPLYGMLTDRFGVTWVLDITAPYNG; from the coding sequence ATGTCCGTCACGACCACCACTCACCTCAACTTACGGGGCACGGCACGGGAAGCGCTGGACTTCTACCGGTCCGTCTTCGGCGGACGTACCGTCGTGGTCACCTACAAGGACGCGGGCGCTGTGCAGAATGAGAGCGAGGCGGACTGGGTGATGTGGGGTGAGGTGGCCGGCGACAACGGCTTCCACGTCATGGCCTACGACGTGCCCTCGCAGCTGCCCTGGAACCAGGGCGACAACCCGTTCTTCGTCTCCGTACGCGGTGACGACGCCGAGGAGATCACCGCCCTGTGGGGCAAGCTCGCCGAGGGCTCGACCATCGTGCGTCCGCTGGAGCCTGCGCAGTGGGCGCCGCTGTACGGCATGCTCACCGACCGCTTCGGCGTCACCTGGGTCCTGGACATCACCGCCCCGTACAACGGCTGA
- a CDS encoding IS630 family transposase, translating to MVAAAAGEARRAGRGHPRSGPLHHRAGLKKTELRPHLRKCWTIPPRANAEFAARMEDVLAVYARPYDPARPVVCMDEKPYQLLDHVRDPLPARPGHDARQDSEYIRCGTCSIFVWTEPLRGWRRVQALSRRTRTDWAGQVKQLLSVDYPDTETVVLVMDNLNTHSIASLYEAFEPQEAFALAQRLEIHHTPRHGSWLNIAEIELSALTRQCLDRRISDLGILNTELSAWQNATNTDQRQVNWQFTTHDARIKLRHLYPKN from the coding sequence GTGGTCGCTGCGGCTGCTGGAGAAGCACGTCGCGCTGGCCGAGGACATCCCCGATCTGGACCACTCCACCATCGGGCGGGTCTTAAAAAAACGGAACTGCGCCCTCACCTGAGAAAGTGCTGGACCATCCCGCCACGAGCGAACGCGGAGTTCGCGGCCCGGATGGAAGACGTGCTGGCCGTCTATGCCCGGCCCTACGACCCGGCACGTCCGGTGGTGTGCATGGACGAGAAGCCCTACCAGCTCCTCGATCATGTCCGCGACCCGCTCCCGGCCCGCCCCGGTCACGACGCCCGCCAGGACAGCGAGTACATCCGCTGCGGCACGTGCTCGATCTTCGTGTGGACCGAACCCCTGCGCGGGTGGCGCCGTGTTCAGGCACTGTCCCGGCGGACCCGGACCGACTGGGCCGGCCAGGTCAAGCAGTTACTGAGCGTGGACTACCCCGACACCGAGACCGTGGTGCTGGTGATGGACAACCTCAATACCCACAGCATCGCCTCGCTGTACGAGGCATTCGAACCACAAGAGGCATTCGCCCTGGCCCAACGCCTCGAGATCCACCACACGCCCAGGCACGGGTCATGGCTCAACATCGCCGAGATCGAACTCTCCGCGCTGACCCGGCAATGCCTCGACCGCCGGATCAGCGACCTCGGCATCCTCAACACCGAACTCTCAGCCTGGCAGAACGCCACCAACACCGACCAACGTCAAGTGAACTGGCAGTTCACCACCCACGACGCACGCATCAAACTGCGCCACCTCTATCCCAAAAATTAG
- a CDS encoding amidohydrolase family protein, with the protein MEIIDAHLHLPRPWSQWKHGDEAFLDLQTELLLGQMDAAGVDAAVIISDPHVAPAQWCAAATARHPDRLATVLVCDESAPDIADQVASARENPGVLGLRITTAWPPGNVERLRAGAYDRLLSTAEKHGVPVCVLGAGDLPDVAVVARAYPTLPLIIDHLGLNQPPFMPTDNPPWRCLGQLLALADLPNVSVKLSGAPTLSDTPYPYPDIWPHLRQVLDAFGVDRCMWGTDQHRVFGRLHGFDPVPRYPGYHSYAQGLHYLLDRDEFSEAEKTALFGGTLRKIMGWPTVPASSPTPSPTG; encoded by the coding sequence ATGGAAATCATCGACGCGCATCTGCATCTACCACGGCCCTGGTCGCAGTGGAAGCACGGCGACGAGGCGTTCTTGGACCTGCAGACCGAGCTTCTGCTCGGGCAGATGGACGCCGCGGGCGTGGATGCCGCCGTCATCATCAGCGATCCGCACGTAGCCCCCGCCCAGTGGTGCGCGGCCGCGACCGCCCGGCATCCCGACCGACTCGCAACCGTCCTGGTATGCGACGAGAGCGCGCCCGACATTGCCGACCAGGTGGCGAGCGCGCGAGAGAACCCGGGCGTCCTGGGTCTTCGCATCACCACAGCCTGGCCTCCCGGCAATGTCGAGCGTCTCCGGGCAGGCGCCTACGATCGCTTGCTGAGCACAGCCGAGAAACACGGTGTACCGGTGTGCGTCCTGGGCGCGGGCGATCTCCCCGACGTGGCGGTGGTGGCGCGTGCGTACCCGACTCTGCCACTGATCATCGATCACCTCGGACTCAACCAGCCGCCGTTCATGCCGACCGACAATCCGCCGTGGCGCTGCCTCGGGCAGCTCCTGGCGCTCGCCGACCTTCCCAATGTCTCCGTCAAACTGTCCGGGGCACCGACCCTGTCAGACACGCCGTACCCGTACCCCGATATCTGGCCGCACCTCAGGCAGGTACTGGACGCCTTCGGAGTCGACCGCTGCATGTGGGGGACGGACCAGCATCGGGTCTTCGGGCGCCTCCACGGCTTCGACCCAGTGCCGAGGTATCCCGGCTACCACTCATACGCCCAGGGACTGCACTACCTGCTCGACCGCGACGAGTTCTCCGAAGCGGAGAAGACCGCACTGTTCGGCGGCACCCTTCGCAAGATCATGGGCTGGCCGACCGTACCGGCATCGTCACCGACGCCGAGCCCCACCGGCTGA